Proteins encoded in a region of the Nicotiana tomentosiformis chromosome 9, ASM39032v3, whole genome shotgun sequence genome:
- the LOC104099021 gene encoding inactive protein RESTRICTED TEV MOVEMENT 1-like, with protein MIKVGPVGGYGECKMSTVWDEKGRDQVAGFLVTYRKNSIYSLQFLYYENGSLVLSNRHGCADDKLKSYSAVVFDYPSEYLTSVKCSVKNGPLMFMTSIRFGTNKGFYGPFGTPSTDGADINFNLEIGNHCLFGGFHGSENSHGVGSIGVYVKTQGHDLERSSSKALKRTKIY; from the coding sequence ATGATCAAAGTTGGCCCAGTTGGAGGTTATGGTGAATGCAAAATGTCAACTGTTTGGGATGAAAAGGGACGAGACCAAGTTGCTGGGTTTCTTGTTACATACCGCAAAAATTCAATTTATTCGCTTCAGTTCTTGTACTATGAGAATGGCAGCTTGGTTCTATCAAACAGACATGGCTGTGCTGATGATAAATTAAAAAGCTACTCAGCAGTTGTATTTGATTATCCATCAGAGTATCTTACTTCAGTAAAATGTTCTGTGAAGAATGGGCCATTAATGTTCATGACATCTATAAGATTTGGAACTAACAAGGGATTCTATGGACCATTTGGGACCCCATCAACTGATGGCGCTGACATTAACTTCAACTTAGAGATAGGAAATCATTGTCTTTTTGGTGGTTTTCATGGCAGCGAGAATAGCCATGGCGTTGGGAGTATTGGGGTATATGTGAAGACACAAGGCCATGACCTAGAAAGATCCTCAAGTAAAGCGTTGAAAAGGACGAAGATCTATTAA